The genomic interval gtccattctgcataaaaaGCTAACAAATGAGACAAGGAAagcaaatgcactgagagcatcatacctcaaggcgaaccgtattgctaaagccaagaaacctttcacgattggagaagaactcattatcttgcgaccaaggatatttgccgtcaagttttaggagaggcccctgtttaaaaaaaaaaaaaggttgattcagcgtatggtgATTCATATTTTCCCTGTacttaatgttcgtttttagccctgtcatgttattttacagtgccttgcaaaagtattcggcccccttgaaccttgcaacctttcgccacatttcaggcttcaaacaaaaagatataaaattttaattttttgtcaagaatcaacaacaagtgggacacaatcgtgaagtggaacaaaatttatttgataatttaaacttttttaacaaataaactgaaaagtggggcgtgcaatattattcggcccccttgcgttaatactttgtagcgccaccttttgctccaattaccgctgcaagtcgcttggggtatgtttgtatcagttttgcacatcgagtgactgacattcttgcccattcttccttgcaaaacagctcgagctcagtgagattggaaaaaaaacttcaatgaaCTAATATCCTTTTATGgttatattatactgtatatgccaTGTACAATATAATAGTTAATCTCTAACTTTTAACCCAAGTAGGGCCTCCAAAAACAGATCTTCAAGTACCACCAGAGTGACCAACATTCAATtgcctttccacagattctcgattggattcaggtctggactttgacttggccattctaacacctggatacgtttattttttaaccattccattgtagatttggctttatgttttggatcattgtcctgttggaagataaatctccatcccagtctcaggtcttgtgctgattccaacaggttttcttccagaatgttcctgtatttagctgcatccatcttcccgtcaattttaaccatcttccctgtccctgctgaagaaaagcaggcccaaaccatgatgctgccaccaccatgtttgacagtggggatggtgtgttcagggtgatgagctgtgttgcttttacgccaaacatatcgttttgcattgtggccaaaaagttcaattttggtttcatctgaccagagcaccttcttccacgtttggtgtgtctcccaggtggcttgtggcaagctttaaacgagactttttatggatatctttgaggaatggctttcttcttgccactcttccataaaggccagatttgtgcagtgtacgactgattgttgccctatggacagactctcccacctcagctgtagatctctgcagttcatccagagtgatcatggacctcttggctgcatctctaatcagttttctccttgtttgagaagaaagtttggaggacggccgggtcttggtagatttgcagtggtctgatgctccttccatttcaatatgatggcttgcacagtgctccttgagatgtttaaagcttgggaaatctttttgtatccaaatccggctttaaacttctccacaacagtatctcggacctgcctggcgtgttccttggttttcataatgctctctgcactttaaacagaaccctgagactatcacagagcaggtgcatttatacggagacttgattacacacaggtggattctatttatcatcatcggtcagttaggacaacattggatcattcagagatcctcactgaacttctggagtgagtttgctgcactgaaagtaaaggggccgaataatattgcacgccccacttttcagtttttttatttgttaaaaaagtttaaactatccaataaatgttgttccacttcacggttgtgtcccacttgttgttgattcttgacaaaaaaattaaatttcatatctttatgtttgaagcctgaaatgtggcgaaaggttgcaagattcaagggggccgaatacttttgcaaggcactgtatattttattgtaatctttttccacacattgccggtctgtggggaaaaaaagccccaCATCACacaggtccgtggtgcaaaaaaggttggggaccactggagTTGAGAAGGAGCGAATATTTCTGAAGGCAGTAACTGCTTTCAGAATCCTTCATCATCCCCTACTGCCTAATCACTACATAAGAGATGTATGAACGGGCTCCTTAGTGACTTCTGTTCATactgaatggtaaatggtgttatacttgtatagcgcttttctaccgctcaaggtactcaaagcgctttacactacattgccatctacctactggtgacacagcaccaggagcaatgcggggttcagtatcttgctcaaggatacttaggcgagttcatcagggtggagaatcgaacccacaacctctgggttgggggacaactactccaccactgagccacgccatcccccgaGTTAGACAGTGGCCTGTAGATGGAGACCACCTGTGTTGACTGTCTTCTTTGTGTGCAGGATAATGAAGGTTTTCCATGAAAACATGGAGTTAAATCAGCCTGAAGTCAACGACTCAGCAATGTGGGATGCGTGGAATACGCCTCCACAATCTCCAGGTAAGGGTAATGAACACATAACCATTAAAATCATTAAAACGGCTGTTCAAAATTTGAACATCTTCAGCCCGAAAGCAGTTttgcaatgagtaattttgcaGATTTCAATGTCACAAACAatcttgttgtcttttttttttttagtgaaagGGGCTTCAGTGGAGTTCAGCACAGGTATGAAACAcaaatgttttttcatcagttAATTGGAGtttaggggtcggcaacccagaatgttgaaagagccatattgcactaaaaaacaaatatgtctggagccgcaaaaaaattaaaagccttaaaaaagcctaataatgaaggcaacacatcctgtatgtatctgtattagctatattagcttactatcaaaatgactaagtctgctaaaaatacataatgagccttcattatttaatgtttattttccctgtagTGCATCCAACCACATGAATTCTctgtatgatgccacctcaagtagCTACCTGCCTCGCATCCCGTCCTGCTGGTAGAaacgtgtgtcgcaggctatgacgaaaatcttcgttgacagaaatgttgaaatgtaataattattgtacacatttttacagcattggaaaacattaagaatgtttgtgtcatttttgtcctcaCACAGAAAccatgtcaaaataaaaaatatatttcgctcaaccatctttttccattttcaaatatttttgaaaatgatccagggagccactagggcagtgctgaagagccgcatgcggctctcaaaacacgggttgccgacccccggtCTGGGTGatcttttttcttctcccaagtGCATGTGCTTTGCTTACATTAGCTACATGGCTGCAATCAAAGTTAGTACCATAAACTACAGTAGTTGACAAATGGATGATTTGATTGGGATTTAGCATCTATATTTTATATGGATTAGCAGCTTTAATGTGTTTGTTACCTagtttttggtcttttttgtAATGTCTCTATTTGCATGGCCATTCAGAGAGAACATGTGATCACGAACTTCAGCCCGTGACCCTGAGCGAACTGAAGCATTGCACGCCAGGCAGTTTTCATCACGTCAGAGCCCAGCTACGATCCTATGAGCCATCGAGACTCCACCAAGTGCTCAAACTTTATTGCAGCAAGTGCCAATCCATGTATGAAAAACACTTAACATACACATTGTGTCAACATAGCATCTCGATTTGAGTGACTTCAATGTATCATTTAAATCTAAAGCCGCACTACTGTTGCAGGCAGGACATCCCTGACAACAAGCTTGTGTCGAAAGTGTTTTCCGAGGCTTCGACCGTACCAAACGGTCCCCCCAGCCCCCCGGATTGGTGCCTGTCCGGACAGGTTCATTTGCCAGGGGAATCGGAGCCAGGACCAGGTGGTCGCACGCTCAATGTCCATCTGTCCGCACAGCTTACAGTTGAGGGAAGGTCAAAGGAGCTCATCTTCCTCACAGGTAAATGAGGTCGACTGTTGCAAAGGCTGCAGGCAGATACATGCGTAGCTACACTGATATGTCCATTGTCTTAAGGTCGACAGTTCAATAGTCAGATTCATTGGAAATGGAGTTCTATCACTGTTCTGGACACGTATGAGGTCACTATTATTACATCATGCTCAACACCTTTTTGATGTTTTTCAGGTTGCACACCACTGGAAGCATGTCACCTAGCCACCAcgttcacaaatgtgatccctgTCAGGTCATTGCCGGGGGGTCAGCTGGATTTGCTTGACCTGAGTGTGCCATTCCTTTTCCGTGGAAGGAAGAGGTTTTACGGGTCAGAGGCTTTCACAACATCACTCCTGATACAACCTCACAGGAAGTCGTCAGATGGTGACCTGACAACTtcctttgtgtgtgtttgtttgtatgGGTGTCAGGTGTAAGCAGTGTTCCAAGGGAGCCGCTGTCAGAGAACCAAAAGCAGACGGAGACAATATCATAGATGAAAAGAAAATCGCTGAAGGTCGGAATGCTATTTTACAAATAATTTTAACTTTCAGTTGTTACTCCCGCAGGTGGCAAAAACACTACATTTTACTACTctctttttgtatgtttttgttttcttaccttgttgtttcctgttgacATCCTGATACTTTTGACCAAACCACCAATTTGCTGTTGGTTTCCCAAtagttttgtccaatttttcTTCACTTATCACTTCCCATAGActccactatcagttgacgggacacggggcttgGGGCTgatccatagggggcctattttcaaaaacttaaaattcaaatattttcaaaatcaaagcCGCTagggacctaaaaccaaaacgggcACCTTCTTTAGGCATATGTGAGTCTCCATTTGCAGCGatctaaaaaaattcaaagtcgttccctaataaaatcctgattctattttttttttatacaagtataacgaaaaatgacaaattctaaaattttacgctagatgcacaaaaatcacaaaatgcagagataatcacctatagtttcaggatcaatagcaatatttaacaaaatttgcccaaaaaaatagcaacttcactcaattttcacatcagaaacttaataattgaggaaagcatgcagaatcattttaattttactcaacaaaagctaaATTTGCATTTTCCTATATCGAATCGCAACTTATATAGGTTTAATTCCGATATTACTATTGCTTTTGCACTGgggcacgtcttgccggctatctggccgtCGTCGTTttaagattgaaatgttacataaaataaaacacgtaaaaggtgattttttttttttgtatggacgcagaaatgtttaaattgctacttttttgcaaaaaaacgggcagtgtaAACTTACGCTACtctgtatggatacaacatggcggccatcacaaaacaaagagctttttaaattgaaaaatgttGGAGATAAATGCGCACAGCACCGGAATTTCTAtcgatatgaacatagaacagtctagatcaggggtgggcaaaccggtcctcgagggccgcagtgggtcctggtctttgttccaactgacccagcacagatagtttaaccaatgcggtttcagcagaaatgagaagcacctgactgcaatcgactaattgcacttgtaaaactgcagattggtgaaaaggtgtcctcttaaaggggtgcaacaaaaacccgcacccactgcggccctttgtggaatagtttgcccacccctggtctagattcttggttaaaagcagaaaaaacacaggcagttatcattcattttgcgtaaatatttcgagctaaatttacgctattgtgtaattCAATGTGGTGGTGTGgatgtcacaaaacaaagagctttttaagttgaaagtgcatgcatggggctcttttatataataattaccttgattcCTCGACCAAGTAACTCTTGAGAcaatcctgcctgcttgtatgcagtaaaatatTTGTCCTGTTTCCACTTAATTCCGGCGTTTGAATGCAACGTATGTTTGAATTTATCACAGTAAAAGCCAACTCAGCTCTACCTGGATAGGCCCccaacgggaaggcgtggcgcaatgatTGTGGGAGCTctcttgtcaactgatagtgaagtcaatGCACTTCTTCCATATGTCCTAATAGTTCCTCCCAATAACTTTTTCACCTCTGGTAGTTACCTTCTACTTCTACATTTTAGTCACTTTCTAAATGAAGTCAGTGTCCCAACACTTATCCCCCATTTTCTGTCTGTTGTAGCATTTGGCATTCAGCTCCTGAAGTTTGTCCTGCTACTGACGTTCCACCTGCAAGATGCCACTGACAAACTTGATGCCTACCTGTTGAGAGAGTCGGTTAGTTAAGACACGTGGGGCCGTTTGGTGAATCATTGCAACTTTCATGGTGCCAGTCAACCATTGTGTGTCTTTTGATCAGGAACACTTCTTCAATGTATCGACGGAGGAGACCGCTACCAAACAAGAGGTTCAGGACAGAATCAGTCGAACATTGAACTACTATTGCCCACCAGAGGGCAACGCAGATGAACGTCCGTGGCTCGATTTGTGTTTGGCGGCATACAGAACTTACATGGACGAAAACAAAAAAGTCTACTTTCAGATTAAAAGCACAAGAACACGGGAACTTTGACTGTTACCCAACACAGTTCtatgtgtattatttttatagTTGCTCTTAAACTTTTTCtttgctttatttaaaaaatttttaaaaatctgtgaaaaGCAAAGATGACATTTGAACAAACGTATTGAGACACCAAGAGGAAGTGAAATGGAAGAAAATACGGGGGAAAAGTATTTGGACCCACATTAGAAATCAAAATCTGGTTGGACAAAATTATCagtacacacacaggaagtcggaGGTGAAGAAATGTGgaatttggacaaaaatactgagGTATCACAAACGTTCTGGGACATGAACGAGACATGAACAATACCATTTGGACACAAGTGCCAGGTTAAACACCAAGGGGAAGCATGAAAAAAGTTGGCTTTTTAATGCAAACGTGTTTACAATGATAACTGACTAGTAAACAAGGAACTATGTGTGGTTATTAGACCTGGGCTATCTTGTTTTTTTAAGTGAGTGGTTATTAGACCCGGGCTACCTTGTTTTTTTAAGTGAGAATAAGAGAATGTTCAAAGTTTAGGAGAAATGTACAGTCAATAAAGGTGTTATAACAAATTTCCAATGGGTAAAATTGTTTTGAATTGAGAACCACTCGGAAGTAATCATTATGTTTACACTAAGTTCATTTGACAGTTAAATGCCCCACTCGGCCCCCACTTAACCTCATCTCTTCTAGTCCGTCCCCGATGTGTCCCTCCATTTCTCCAGTCTCCTCAGTCACTCCACGCCGACCTCTGAGAGCCCCTAACCGGCTGCGCCCGCTTAGAGGCCCCCTTCTCACCAGAGGACTTTTTTTCACCAGAGCACTTGTCTTAACCGAGACCATGGGCTTCATGTAAATATTTAGCCCACTCTCTTGGAATAAAGTTAACATGGCTGGCGCGTCGTGGGACTCACGTCGGTTTTGGGTTTAATAGAACCGCGCCATGCTGCGCCTCCTGACCCGACTGGTGTGCTTGTGGATGTGCGCCGAGACCGTGGCGACATACGCGGATGAGCACAACCGACGGTTGCCCTCATTCAAAGAGTCGACGTCGCGGGATGTCCTCAAGTCGGAGTCAGAGTCGTCCAAAGAAGCCGCGGTGCTTCTATTAAGCCCGCTGCTTAACACGATTGGACAGCCGGCTTTACGCGCGGATGTGGCGGCGCGGCCGAACCGATGCAGCACGGGATGCCAACTCGGGAGAATCGTGAAACTTGCACCGAGCACGAAGCGGCACACGCGCCGGGAATCCAGGAAGGCCAAGCAAGCGAGAGGCAAGCGGCTACGCCGGCGAGCTGCGGCCGCCTGGCAGGCTTCGCCGTCGGTCATGGCGCAGGAGCAAGACCACGATTCTCCTGGGAACACCAACGCGAGTGACTACGACGACTACGCGGCACCGGGATCGACTGACGCGCCGCCTTTCGAGCCGGGCACCCCGCGGAACAAAGTGAAGCGCGTGAGGAACCCCTTCTATCCTCTAGACGCCGGGGCTTATGGCGCTTACGCGATGTTGTTCGCCGCCTTCGTGGTGGTATGTGCGGGCGTACTTGGCAACGTGTCGCTGATGTGCATGGTGTGCCACAACTACTACATGAGGAGCATCTCCAACTCGCTGCTGGCCAACATGGCTCTGTGGGACTTCTTGGTGCTCTTCTTGTGCTTACCGTTGGTCCTCTTCCACGCACTCACCGACGATTGGCTGCTGGGGGAAACGACATGCAGGCTCGTCCCATACCTGGAGGTGAGCGCATGAGTGGGGTTTCTCTGGGTGTGAATACctgttggctggcaaccagtccaGGTCCAGCTCCCGCATCATGCACATAGCATGcttggataggctccagcaccctcacGACCCTACACATAATAAAATTGGATGATAAAGAGAAAGACAACCTCTTCATCGTGTAGCAGAAAGAAtcatgttttattaaaaaaaattaacattttttttctgatgcAAATAACTATTTCCAGTAAGTGAACGCCAGACCAGTGCCGGTGCTATTTTACCTAATCAAATGCCAGCATCCTGAATGGCCTaccccaagggtgtaggtttgcataggggcagtagggacataacactaccaacttttcaggatgctcaaattgtccccaaccAACTttattaagcaaccttatttgcattggaAAGTTAAAAGAGAAGACTAAGGAGTTCAGTtatgtaggtaatttagattgtcttcccgtaTATTGTAATGAtaaaatagaccctaccattactaagtaaattattttcattatgttcaggctaatatttatcccttttcacttcattacaagtgaagagagtgccaccggcccctaggggggcagcgcctgtctgcatcaatataattccttctcgtGAGGtgtgaattaggggtgttttgagctgtttatgctgttgcattgtgttcgtcctgcacatattccatgttccctcatgaagaaacacccctcgttgtcaataaaagagaattcagaattgacagtgagggatgtctcttcaacaagaaaaaggctcaatgctttaatactgaatggcggcgatgatggcagacaatttcgtttctagtttcagcgacgaatccgacgtagaaggacgtaactaatgttcatctaatggtgacgaggagagttacgaagctttaattggtgttttaggttaccaatttgagcccaaacaaacgccaatgcagcgtaatgaaacggtcattgaggggagcaatgacactgatgaaacatcggcagcagatcgtgtgggaaacaccgaatgatttgttttgcatttctttttgtgaagctgagacaccgtgactgcaaaataaagtaatgtatagaataattatcatttattgcgctatcatagcttgtcgctctgccaacagacacaaatatgaatgggatcagaggatttgttctatatattttacgagcgataatttatacatgtgtccagttctgtatccaatgcgtgatattttttttattataaaagaatactcactctggccatttcgagcttggctgctcccctcctttcctcctttgcttagccttagcctccttttccagtcatcgtcctctttcttgatatctcgggacatttaggtggctgcgcgtgtatggtgggcatctgctttgagcagcaatcttttagcaaaacccgatttcatttgtccatagttcgagaagctttcaggtggaaaatgcgcaccacagaaaaccgtgccggaggctgggtctagaaaattagccctctttgcacgatgaactttacccattgtctgcgtagtccagctttttttttcgcgttcgggaactcatggatactatattccgataaatagctatttgttcaacacatagcacagcagttttgaaccattttagtgatgttttggtcaaacaaacccgaacgctactctctcgtcgataaaaaacaatggcacctggctccgcctcgactttcattcacttgtagtgacgtccccgccccattcggctttttccggaacactttcggaaatgttcgtcattttttatctattttcgataattgctcattaatgtgattgatttttttgttaactttatcaatatttgttatcttggcacataacggttctaatgatgtctcacaccccctttgcgttttcataccctttaataatCATGGGCTCTTATTGTGGTGGTTGATGTCACATTGATCCTTTTGCTATGGTGAGATGTTGATCCTTTCTGTATACGGTTTCGAAAAGAAAAACCTAATtataatacttttatttgaatGGGATGCACATCCTTAAAGGCAGTGACCCCCAACCACCAGGccaccgtggcgcatttgctaccaggccgcagagaaataataaatcatttgttaacgaccgcaatctAGCCTATGACTGTGGCATTGACccatcaatatccctgtctactctacagactaatccgagtaaagCTTTGTGTAGCCTAGAGCcactcaatgtaaacagtaactttagctgctgATGGTTGCGGGCggtgacgtctttggacagcttttttatggggaaaaggccacctgctgagccagaagaggagcccacaaacaagtccattctgcataatatgtggctaaaagctagaaaACGGCGCAACAAAAGCGAGTGCACTGAACgcatcatacctcatggcgaaccgtattgctgaagccaagaaacctcattatgcttgcgaccacggatatttgccgtcaaatttctgttgaaaaaaaggttgattcagtgtatggtgagtgacattttccctgcacttaatattcATTTTTAGCCCCGttgtcttattttatttttactgtcAGTTTCTGCCACACAATgccggtctgtgaaaaaaaggcccacattacaccggtccgtggtgcaaaaaaggttggggacaacTGCTTTAAGGTTTTTATTGAAGTCTTTGTTTGAATTTGGCAGAATGcttgtctttaattctgcttcgATATCAGTCCTTTATCCCTCAAGGGTAGATCTGAAACAGATAATGGATGGCACTATCTTTGGATGCATGGCGTTTGTGCTTTCAGTCTTTTCATATTTAATTTCCTAAaggacagcaaaagcaaaaatgGATCTAGAATTATTTTATTGCGATGACCTCTTATTTTGGCAAGGGTGCTcatcttttattttggtgggaTGTTAATCCCTCCTGTTAAACAAGTATTAAGTCAACAATATTATTGTCAGTGCAAGATGGCAGACCACATTAAGGCAGCTTTTCCTGATTAATCTGATCAACATGAGGATGAGCAAAGCGTGCACCTGCTATCATGTGATGAGCTGTTGGGCATTCACAACTAAGATCACAATTAGGAGCGCTCAGAAAAAAATCACCCACTCAGATGGATTTTTTGTCTTTCCTTTAATCCTTAAACCAATTTTAAAGGgacatttgttttattatttaaaatgtcccgTGGAGTTTAAACATTAATTGATCTTTCTTGTTGTTTTGatgtaaatataaaaaatattgtggATTTGTGCCCCTCCTCTGATGTGTGCTTTTGGTCTGCCCTGCTCCAGGTAGCATCTCTCGGTGTAACGACATTCACTCTGTGCGCACTCTGCATCGACCGCTTCCGAGCTGCCGCCAATGTGCGTTCATACTACGAGATGACTGACAACTGGACATCCACCACCGCCAAACTGGCCGTCATCTGGGTGGGTGCCCTGTTGCTGGCCCTTCCCGAGCTTCTCATCCGCCAGCTGGTGACGGAGGAGGCCGACACTTCTG from Corythoichthys intestinalis isolate RoL2023-P3 chromosome 5, ASM3026506v1, whole genome shotgun sequence carries:
- the gpr37a gene encoding prosaposin receptor GPR37 — its product is MLRLLTRLVCLWMCAETVATYADEHNRRLPSFKESTSRDVLKSESESSKEAAVLLLSPLLNTIGQPALRADVAARPNRCSTGCQLGRIVKLAPSTKRHTRRESRKAKQARGKRLRRRAAAAWQASPSVMAQEQDHDSPGNTNASDYDDYAAPGSTDAPPFEPGTPRNKVKRVRNPFYPLDAGAYGAYAMLFAAFVVVCAGVLGNVSLMCMVCHNYYMRSISNSLLANMALWDFLVLFLCLPLVLFHALTDDWLLGETTCRLVPYLEVASLGVTTFTLCALCIDRFRAAANVRSYYEMTDNWTSTTAKLAVIWVGALLLALPELLIRQLVTEEADTSGGELGVLFERCVLRVSTRLPDTLYVLGLTYGGARLWWFFGCYFCLPTLFTIFCSLATAHKIRGAERATAPTRGTKKQIRLESQMNCTVVALAILYGFCLIPENVCNVVVAYMAAGVPPRTLDILHLLSQLLLFCKAAAAPLLVLCLCEPFRRAFLDCCCCCCRECGTPSPGSNTDADGGANDALELSNCDAAPNDGETSTTYATVGTHC